The Paenibacillus sp. FSL R7-0204 genome includes a region encoding these proteins:
- a CDS encoding class I SAM-dependent methyltransferase: protein MIPSDNSKANIDRFLGYQDEYDRYRPEAPPLVITLLSNYLGRRPAHVADIGCGTGLSTFLWKDAADEVTGVEPNPDMLSKAQDKLRLLGSGANNVCFVQGYSNQLPFDTGSVDIITCSQSFHWMDPDSTLQEISRCLWPGGVFAAYDCDWPLVLQPAIEARYNRLIAASDALLTELQPDTDQASKWDKEGHLGRIKASGRFTYAREIVFHNTESCDAQRYIGLALSQGGIQSLLKLSPTSLVQDIAEFSAEVEAFFQGRTLQVQISYRMRIAVK from the coding sequence ATTATCCCTTCAGACAACAGCAAGGCGAATATCGACCGTTTCCTGGGGTACCAGGATGAATATGACCGCTACCGGCCTGAAGCTCCGCCGCTAGTTATTACATTGCTAAGCAATTACCTGGGCCGCCGCCCTGCCCATGTGGCTGATATTGGCTGCGGCACCGGCCTGTCCACCTTTCTATGGAAAGATGCCGCCGATGAAGTAACCGGAGTGGAACCTAACCCGGATATGCTCAGCAAGGCTCAGGATAAGCTGCGTCTTCTCGGCAGCGGAGCGAATAACGTGTGTTTTGTGCAGGGCTACTCTAACCAGCTTCCTTTTGACACGGGGAGTGTGGACATCATCACCTGCTCGCAGTCGTTCCACTGGATGGACCCGGACAGCACCCTTCAGGAGATCTCGCGTTGCCTGTGGCCCGGCGGCGTCTTCGCCGCCTACGATTGTGACTGGCCTCTGGTGCTGCAGCCTGCCATCGAAGCCCGGTATAACCGGCTGATTGCAGCTTCAGATGCCTTGCTTACAGAGCTTCAGCCGGACACCGATCAGGCCAGCAAATGGGATAAAGAAGGACATCTGGGCCGGATCAAAGCCAGCGGACGGTTTACGTATGCGCGAGAGATTGTTTTTCACAATACAGAATCATGCGATGCACAGCGCTATATCGGCTTGGCCCTCAGCCAGGGCGGCATCCAGTCCCTCCTGAAGCTTAGCCCGACCTCACTTGTGCAGGATATTGCCGAATTCTCGGCAGAGGTAGAGGCATTCTTCCAGGGCCGGACCTTGCAGGTGCAGATTAGCTACCGGATGCGGATCGCCGTGAAATAA
- a CDS encoding 1,4-dihydroxy-6-naphthoate synthase has product MTQELHIAYSPCPNDTFVFHAWAHDLIPGAPKLDVMFADIDITNGLAADGAGPEVLKISYAALPWVLDRYKLLPCGGALGRGCGPLVLTRKGAGAIKHPRELSGRRIAVPSERSTAYLLFRLWAAQQVPGGPAEIVVLPFDEIMPAVQKGEIDAGLVIHEARFTYPSYNLNLLTDLGSWWESDTGLPIPLGAIIARRDLDHEAITGWIRSSLQYAWDHPLDCQEYVLSHAQELSPEVAKSHIDLYVNGFTMNLGEDGYAAISALLTRAAAEGLVPAVDPALLR; this is encoded by the coding sequence ATGACACAAGAGCTTCATATTGCTTATTCCCCTTGTCCGAACGATACCTTTGTCTTTCATGCCTGGGCGCATGACCTGATTCCCGGCGCACCCAAGCTGGATGTAATGTTTGCCGATATCGATATTACGAACGGGCTTGCTGCAGACGGTGCCGGGCCTGAGGTGCTCAAAATCTCCTACGCCGCCCTTCCCTGGGTGCTGGACAGGTACAAGCTGCTCCCTTGCGGCGGTGCGCTGGGACGGGGCTGCGGCCCGCTTGTACTAACCCGCAAAGGCGCAGGCGCGATCAAGCATCCACGCGAGCTGTCCGGCCGCAGAATTGCCGTCCCGAGCGAACGCTCCACAGCTTACCTGCTGTTCCGGTTGTGGGCCGCGCAGCAGGTTCCAGGCGGTCCGGCAGAGATCGTCGTCCTTCCGTTCGACGAGATCATGCCTGCCGTGCAGAAGGGAGAGATCGATGCCGGACTCGTTATCCACGAAGCCCGTTTCACTTACCCGTCCTACAATCTCAACCTGCTGACTGACCTCGGCAGCTGGTGGGAGAGCGATACCGGCTTGCCGATTCCGCTCGGTGCGATTATTGCCCGCCGCGATCTGGACCATGAGGCCATTACCGGCTGGATTCGCAGCTCACTCCAGTATGCCTGGGACCATCCCCTGGACTGCCAGGAGTATGTGCTGAGCCATGCCCAGGAGCTCTCGCCGGAAGTCGCCAAGTCCCATATTGACCTCTATGTCAACGGATTCACAATGAATCTGGGCGAGGATGGCTATGCAGCCATCTCTGCACTGCTGACACGGGCCGCTGCGGAAGGGCTTGTCCCTGCCGTTGACCCGGCGCTGCTGCGTTAG
- a CDS encoding futalosine hydrolase, with amino-acid sequence MESKDHHHSGADAPRVLIVTAVAAEREAVLRGLHGSRRFDVIAAGAGTAAAAAGTAAALAAGPYGCVVSAGIGGGFPGRAPVGSLVVASEMRDAALGAETPEGFRSAAELGFGSVSVPAPGAAVQALAAALAAAGLTVSTGTVLTVSTATGTAGTAAALAARHPEAAAEAMEGHGVAVAAQALGIAALELRAISNPVGPRDRAAWKINEALDALAAAAAILREVL; translated from the coding sequence ATGGAATCGAAGGATCATCATCATTCCGGGGCCGACGCGCCGCGCGTGCTGATCGTGACGGCAGTCGCGGCTGAGCGCGAGGCGGTCCTGCGCGGCCTGCACGGCAGCCGCCGCTTCGACGTCATCGCGGCGGGCGCCGGCACCGCAGCGGCAGCGGCGGGCACCGCCGCCGCTCTGGCAGCCGGCCCGTACGGCTGCGTCGTCAGCGCCGGGATCGGCGGCGGCTTTCCGGGCCGGGCACCCGTAGGCTCGCTGGTCGTCGCCAGCGAGATGCGGGACGCGGCCCTCGGCGCAGAGACGCCGGAGGGCTTCCGCAGCGCTGCCGAGCTGGGCTTCGGCAGCGTGTCCGTGCCTGCACCGGGCGCTGCGGTGCAGGCCCTTGCGGCCGCGCTGGCAGCGGCCGGCCTCACGGTAAGCACAGGGACTGTGCTTACCGTATCGACCGCGACCGGCACCGCCGGGACGGCCGCGGCTCTGGCCGCACGCCACCCGGAGGCGGCGGCGGAGGCGATGGAAGGCCACGGGGTTGCCGTGGCCGCCCAAGCGCTGGGGATCGCGGCGCTGGAGCTGCGCGCGATCTCGAATCCGGTCGGCCCGCGCGACCGGGCCGCGTGGAAAATCAATGAAGCCCTGGACGCGCTGGCAGCGGCGGCGGCTATTTTACGGGAGGTGCTGTAA
- a CDS encoding MarR family winged helix-turn-helix transcriptional regulator, whose protein sequence is MSSKNKTAGTEADTTQEQEQAASLKLFVVLSKAYKSLMDQAVKDMKSHGLASAEFMVLEVLYHRNRIPLQQIGEKILVTSGSITYNIDKLEKRGLLKRVPCEDDRRVTYAEITEAGRELFDNIFPQHINSIHNLMSGLDSEEKAQATLLLKKLGKGV, encoded by the coding sequence ATGAGCAGCAAGAATAAGACGGCAGGAACAGAAGCAGACACTACGCAGGAACAAGAGCAGGCAGCATCGCTTAAATTGTTCGTCGTTCTATCGAAGGCGTACAAGAGCCTGATGGATCAGGCGGTGAAGGATATGAAGAGTCACGGGCTGGCATCGGCGGAGTTCATGGTGCTGGAGGTGCTGTATCATAGAAATCGGATTCCACTTCAGCAGATTGGCGAGAAGATCCTGGTTACCAGCGGAAGCATCACCTACAATATCGACAAGCTGGAGAAGCGGGGGCTGTTGAAGCGCGTTCCTTGTGAGGATGACCGCCGTGTTACGTATGCCGAGATTACAGAGGCGGGGCGTGAGCTGTTCGATAATATTTTTCCGCAGCATATTAATTCTATTCATAACCTGATGAGCGGACTGGATAGCGAAGAGAAGGCTCAGGCGACACTGCTGCTGAAGAAGCTGGGCAAGGGCGTATAG
- a CDS encoding DoxX family protein: protein MVSVGLLLMRLVIGVAFIGHGAQKLFGWFGGYGPKGTGGWMESIGIKPGVRMAVLAGLMELFGGLLFTLGLLTPVAAVLIAATMLGAIVKVHAPNGFWSTANGIEFPLTVLVVAVGIALTGAGSISLDAIFFN, encoded by the coding sequence ATGGTTAGTGTAGGTTTATTGTTGATGAGATTGGTGATTGGTGTAGCGTTTATCGGGCATGGTGCACAGAAGCTGTTCGGCTGGTTCGGCGGATATGGGCCTAAGGGAACAGGCGGCTGGATGGAGTCAATTGGTATCAAGCCGGGCGTGCGTATGGCGGTGCTGGCAGGTCTGATGGAGCTGTTCGGTGGCCTGCTGTTCACTCTGGGTCTGCTGACTCCGGTGGCTGCGGTATTGATTGCGGCAACGATGCTCGGTGCCATTGTGAAGGTGCATGCTCCTAACGGATTCTGGTCGACGGCAAACGGAATTGAGTTTCCGTTAACGGTGCTGGTGGTCGCTGTAGGTATAGCGCTGACAGGCGCGGGTTCGATTTCACTGGACGCAATATTCTTCAACTAA
- a CDS encoding ring-cleaving dioxygenase gives MTMHTAGIHHVTAFVGDAQRNADFYAGILGLRLVKKTINFDAPEVYHLYFGNEQGAPGTIITFFPWAHGRKGRIGGGQVGLTTYAVPAGSFGFWEQRLAAYQISVTKVTRIGESYLSFADYDGLRIELVEREEGALSTWSFGGVPVEHAVKGFGGAVLYSTAPERTADTLSRTLGMERIAEGDGYIRYRASGNIGNIIDLKATPVPQGGGGTGTVHHIAWRAADDSEQLEWGRRVQSHGYQPTPVQDRQYFNAIYFREEGGILFEIATDPPGFARDEAPEALGQKLMLPAWFEPQRAAIEANLSPFEIRELEVKPV, from the coding sequence ATGACTATGCATACTGCAGGGATTCACCATGTTACCGCTTTTGTAGGAGACGCACAGCGTAATGCTGATTTCTATGCCGGAATTCTGGGCCTGCGGCTCGTCAAAAAAACCATCAATTTCGACGCCCCCGAGGTCTACCACCTCTACTTCGGCAATGAGCAGGGTGCACCGGGTACGATCATCACCTTCTTCCCATGGGCTCATGGCCGTAAAGGCAGAATCGGCGGCGGCCAGGTCGGTTTGACCACGTATGCAGTACCGGCCGGCTCTTTCGGATTCTGGGAGCAGCGGCTGGCCGCTTACCAGATCTCTGTGACTAAGGTTACCCGGATCGGCGAGTCTTATCTCTCCTTCGCAGATTATGACGGACTGCGGATTGAGCTGGTGGAGCGGGAAGAAGGTGCGCTGAGCACCTGGTCGTTCGGCGGCGTTCCGGTAGAGCATGCGGTCAAAGGCTTCGGAGGTGCTGTCCTCTACAGCACAGCACCGGAACGCACAGCTGATACACTCTCCCGCACACTGGGGATGGAACGTATTGCTGAAGGGGACGGTTATATCCGGTATAGAGCTTCCGGCAATATCGGCAATATTATTGATCTGAAGGCGACTCCGGTTCCGCAAGGCGGCGGCGGGACGGGTACGGTTCACCATATTGCCTGGCGGGCCGCAGATGACAGTGAGCAGCTGGAGTGGGGCCGCCGGGTTCAGAGTCACGGCTACCAGCCGACTCCAGTGCAGGACCGCCAGTACTTCAATGCCATCTACTTCCGGGAAGAAGGCGGAATTCTGTTCGAGATTGCAACCGATCCTCCAGGCTTCGCCCGTGATGAAGCACCTGAGGCGCTGGGGCAGAAGCTGATGCTTCCGGCGTGGTTTGAGCCGCAGCGTGCGGCAATTGAAGCGAATTTAAGCCCGTTTGAAATCCGTGAACTGGAGGTGAAGCCGGTATGA
- a CDS encoding alpha/beta hydrolase, giving the protein MIHVFEQGWDVTQPTLVLFHGTGGNERDLLPLAELLAPGASVLGIRGNVLENGMPRFFRRLAEGIFDEEDLIFRTHEVKQFLEEAAAKYGFDAGNLVAVGYSNGANIAGSLLFHYGALFRAAVLLHPMVPLRGLAIPSLQGVPVFIGAGTNDPIIRSEETRELEALLSGAGAEVTSHWGNQGHRLSAAEAEAARDWLAPLTGSVK; this is encoded by the coding sequence ATGATTCATGTATTTGAGCAAGGTTGGGACGTAACACAGCCAACGCTGGTTTTATTCCATGGCACAGGCGGCAATGAACGTGATTTGCTGCCGCTGGCCGAGCTGCTGGCACCTGGAGCATCTGTGCTGGGTATCCGCGGCAATGTGCTGGAGAATGGCATGCCCCGCTTTTTCCGGCGGCTGGCGGAGGGGATTTTTGATGAGGAGGATCTGATCTTCCGCACCCATGAGGTGAAGCAGTTCCTGGAGGAAGCGGCTGCAAAATATGGCTTCGATGCCGGTAATCTGGTCGCTGTCGGCTATTCCAACGGTGCGAACATCGCGGGCAGCCTGCTCTTCCATTACGGAGCCCTCTTCCGGGCGGCAGTGCTGCTGCACCCGATGGTTCCGCTGCGTGGCCTGGCGATTCCTTCGCTACAGGGCGTTCCGGTCTTTATCGGGGCAGGAACCAATGATCCGATTATCCGCTCCGAGGAGACCCGGGAGCTGGAGGCTCTGCTTAGCGGCGCCGGAGCAGAGGTTACCTCACATTGGGGCAATCAGGGGCACCGCCTGAGCGCCGCCGAGGCAGAGGCGGCAAGAGACTGGCTGGCTCCTCTGACGGGTTCAGTGAAGTAA
- a CDS encoding multidrug effflux MFS transporter, with product MMKQNSVTSLAEGAPSRSQRLQLAVILGAIATIGPLSIDMYLPALPALGLYFDTSPAMIQLTLTFFLLGLASGQLVAGPLSDVHGRRIPLLFGMVIYAVSSLLCAFSPSIGLLIVLRFIQGLAGSVGVVISRAAVRDMYSGSELTKFFSLLMIVNGLGPIAAPVIGGQLLRVTDWKGVFIVLFVCGLLFAAVILLRLPETLPKERRIRSGLRGTLRTFRILLGNAGFMGYALSQGFVMAGMFAYISGSSFVLQTIYGVSPQMYSLIFAVNGLGIILTGQIAGRMSARVGERKLLICGLLLSTSGGILLLITLLAGGGLLPILICLFAVVASVGLVGTTSFSLAMQDQGETAGSASALLGLLPLLLGSCAAPLVGLGGSGSALPMALVIAGAGLLSVLSYLLLCRREAKL from the coding sequence ATGATGAAGCAAAATTCGGTGACAAGCCTGGCCGAGGGCGCGCCGTCCAGAAGCCAGCGGCTGCAGCTTGCCGTGATTCTGGGAGCCATCGCTACCATTGGTCCGCTGTCGATTGATATGTATCTGCCTGCCTTGCCTGCTCTTGGCCTCTATTTCGATACCAGTCCCGCCATGATTCAGCTTACCCTGACCTTCTTCCTGCTGGGGCTGGCTTCGGGCCAGCTTGTAGCCGGCCCGCTCAGTGATGTGCATGGGCGCCGGATTCCGCTGTTGTTCGGAATGGTCATCTATGCAGTGTCTTCGCTGCTCTGCGCGTTCAGCCCGTCCATCGGACTGCTGATTGTGCTGCGCTTCATTCAAGGCCTGGCCGGATCGGTAGGGGTGGTAATCTCCCGTGCGGCGGTCCGCGATATGTACAGCGGCTCGGAATTAACCAAGTTCTTCTCGCTGCTGATGATTGTCAACGGACTGGGTCCGATCGCTGCTCCGGTCATCGGGGGGCAGCTGCTGAGAGTGACGGACTGGAAGGGTGTATTTATCGTCTTGTTCGTATGCGGGCTGCTCTTCGCGGCGGTCATTCTCCTGCGGCTGCCGGAGACCCTGCCTAAGGAACGGCGTATCCGCAGCGGGCTCAGAGGGACCCTGCGTACCTTCCGCATCCTGCTCGGGAATGCCGGATTCATGGGCTACGCGCTCTCCCAGGGCTTTGTTATGGCAGGAATGTTCGCTTATATCTCAGGTTCATCCTTTGTTCTGCAGACGATTTACGGGGTATCCCCGCAAATGTACAGCCTGATCTTCGCCGTGAATGGCTTGGGTATTATTCTGACCGGGCAGATTGCCGGGCGGATGTCGGCCAGAGTGGGTGAGCGTAAGCTGCTGATCTGCGGCCTTCTGCTTAGTACCTCCGGAGGTATTCTGCTGCTGATTACCCTCCTCGCCGGAGGCGGACTGCTGCCGATCCTAATCTGTCTGTTCGCTGTGGTTGCAAGTGTAGGTCTGGTGGGTACGACGAGCTTCTCGCTGGCGATGCAGGATCAGGGGGAGACCGCTGGCAGCGCCTCTGCGCTTCTTGGTCTGCTTCCCTTGCTGCTGGGGAGCTGTGCGGCTCCGCTGGTCGGACTTGGCGGCAGCGGCTCGGCTCTGCCGATGGCCCTGGTCATCGCGGGAGCGGGTCTCCTGTCGGTTCTGTCCTATCTGCTGCTGTGCAGAAGAGAGGCCAAGCTGTGA
- a CDS encoding DMT family transporter, which produces MSRKDFATLLLLAFAWGASFLFMRIASPELGPVFTTELRVTIAGAALLLYALLTRRRLGLLKYWKSFLLLGAINAALPFTLICMAELHLSASLAAILNATTPMFAALAAWGTRKEKPGAAKSAGLIIGLVGVGVLVGWSPLPLTSTVLLSVGYSLGAALCYAFGGLYASRVGSGLSPLALAAGQQLGASMVLLPLAVIFAPDHLPSSAAVYSVLGLSLICTSVAYLLYFRLIASVGPVKTVSVTFLVPVFGLLWGVIFLQEQVYANTIAGLVIILLSVMLVNRRARKD; this is translated from the coding sequence GTGAGCCGCAAGGACTTTGCTACCCTGCTGCTGCTTGCTTTTGCCTGGGGAGCCTCCTTCCTGTTCATGCGGATTGCCTCGCCGGAGCTTGGTCCTGTCTTCACAACAGAGCTGAGGGTTACGATAGCCGGTGCTGCTCTGCTGCTCTATGCGCTGCTGACCCGGCGCAGGCTGGGCCTCCTGAAGTACTGGAAGTCTTTCCTGCTGCTCGGGGCAATTAACGCAGCGCTTCCGTTCACGCTGATCTGTATGGCTGAGCTGCATCTGAGCGCCTCGCTGGCGGCGATTCTGAATGCTACAACCCCGATGTTCGCGGCACTGGCGGCGTGGGGGACCCGGAAGGAGAAGCCGGGGGCGGCCAAATCGGCCGGATTGATTATAGGCCTTGTAGGTGTTGGTGTGCTGGTCGGCTGGAGCCCGCTCCCGCTGACCAGCACGGTTCTTTTATCCGTAGGCTATTCGCTTGGAGCTGCGCTCTGTTATGCGTTCGGAGGATTGTACGCGTCACGCGTAGGCTCCGGTCTCTCTCCGCTGGCGCTCGCTGCGGGACAGCAGCTTGGCGCAAGTATGGTGCTGCTGCCGCTGGCGGTGATTTTTGCCCCGGATCATTTGCCTTCTTCCGCTGCTGTATATTCTGTCCTCGGCCTGTCGCTGATCTGTACCTCGGTGGCATATCTGCTGTATTTCCGGCTGATTGCCAGTGTCGGCCCGGTCAAGACCGTCAGCGTTACCTTCCTCGTGCCTGTATTTGGCCTGTTGTGGGGCGTGATTTTCCTGCAGGAGCAGGTCTATGCCAATACTATTGCCGGGCTGGTCATTATCCTGCTGAGCGTTATGCTGGTGAACCGGAGAGCGCGGAAGGATTAA
- a CDS encoding FlxA-like family protein, with protein MNVSSVAASASVSYTSSSASDTAALEKQKAKLEAELEKVSASQDNEQAKETQTKQLEQQIKQIEAQIAQKSQASANSAAASPDKPSGNNNKLTAASVQEIANATTDSSGRFDIRV; from the coding sequence GTGAATGTCTCATCCGTAGCCGCTTCAGCCTCCGTATCTTATACCTCCTCCAGCGCCAGCGACACCGCTGCACTTGAGAAGCAGAAGGCGAAGCTGGAAGCTGAGCTTGAGAAAGTAAGCGCAAGCCAGGACAACGAGCAGGCCAAAGAAACACAAACCAAGCAGCTAGAACAGCAGATCAAGCAGATCGAAGCACAAATTGCCCAGAAGTCACAGGCTTCTGCCAACAGCGCTGCTGCGTCTCCGGACAAGCCTTCCGGTAACAATAATAAGCTGACAGCAGCATCCGTTCAGGAGATTGCTAACGCAACCACCGACAGCTCAGGGAGATTCGACATTAGAGTATAA
- the mprF gene encoding bifunctional lysylphosphatidylglycerol flippase/synthetase MprF: protein MHTVIKNKLERFKIVRLLISIYRIKAVRALFPLLIIGLVYLEGQHELKQIHLGKIIRDLKSVPVPSIMQMLGISLLSVAVMSTYDYLIRRHFRLQIGWLRTFRYAWIANTFNNMIGFAGLAGAGLRTLLYKRSSVPASLLAPAIVFLSPLMITGLSLLGWGTITGLLPADRLLEAHRWLGFAVWGIALYLPFFVLLQRSALFAKWVNRGEGRTAWLTVVASVGASFLEWVFAGLTFWFIAGEMLGSAPFLTVFSIYVVAAIAGILSMAPGGIGAFDLIALLGLTQLGIKSDHAMAVLVIYRLFYYIIPWLIGLVLAALEFGLPGTKGAERSGDRVEAPLTVWQKIWGWPGQYTFLSDLGVWALGKLVLASGLLLLLSAATPELLYRLKVTEELLSLPMMRISHHLSVLIGFMLILLSRGISLRVRRAYVWTSLLLLGGAVFAFTKGFDYEEALFLLVVAMILWISRSRFYRVSVPFSAKSTLWWLLLTSAVALSYYGLASYTHHGFLKHLPPGIQPEWLRQHSNVAVTAAGGLIFSWLLLTMLVALRPQHKADTLLADKGMARLERFLSEGWGNALSHMLFLGDKSFYWAQEGRVLFAFARVRDKLVVLGDPLGPMDLLNNGISEFRQAADLYGLSVVFYQTTPAHLPLYHEQGYRFFKLGEEALVPLADFGISGSRNASLRNVKGRFEREGYRFEITEAQHSKELLQELRLLSEEWLAGRMEKGYSLGWFSEPYLQLAPLALLRGPEGHLLAFASMAPGYDGQKTVSVDLMRHHKDTPNGTMDYLFLCLLEWAKARGYRSFNLGSAPLSNVGGRFGALREEKLARLVFERGGHWYGFSGLRRYKEKFNPVWEPRYLAYPAAVTLPLLTLDLVRLVSRHPEEKGRDQ from the coding sequence ATGCATACTGTAATCAAAAATAAATTGGAACGCTTCAAAATCGTACGGCTGCTGATATCCATTTACCGGATTAAGGCGGTGCGGGCGCTTTTTCCGCTGCTGATTATCGGGCTGGTCTATCTGGAGGGCCAGCATGAGCTGAAGCAGATTCACTTAGGCAAAATCATCCGAGATCTGAAATCCGTTCCCGTGCCCTCTATTATGCAGATGCTGGGAATATCCCTGCTGTCAGTGGCAGTTATGAGTACTTATGATTACTTGATCCGGCGGCATTTCCGCCTGCAGATCGGCTGGCTGCGGACCTTCCGTTATGCCTGGATTGCCAATACGTTCAATAATATGATCGGGTTCGCCGGTCTGGCTGGCGCGGGGCTTAGAACGCTGCTCTATAAGCGGAGCAGTGTGCCTGCGTCCTTGCTCGCGCCGGCCATTGTGTTTCTGTCACCACTGATGATTACGGGGCTGTCGCTGCTCGGGTGGGGGACGATAACCGGACTTCTGCCGGCGGACCGGCTGTTGGAGGCGCATCGCTGGCTGGGTTTTGCAGTCTGGGGGATAGCGCTGTATCTGCCGTTCTTTGTACTCCTCCAGCGCTCTGCGCTCTTCGCCAAATGGGTCAACCGGGGTGAGGGGAGAACCGCCTGGCTTACCGTGGTTGCTTCTGTGGGTGCGTCCTTCCTGGAGTGGGTGTTCGCCGGGCTGACCTTCTGGTTCATTGCCGGTGAGATGCTCGGAAGCGCTCCGTTTCTCACCGTCTTCAGTATCTATGTTGTGGCTGCAATAGCGGGAATTCTAAGTATGGCTCCCGGCGGCATCGGCGCGTTCGATCTGATTGCGCTGCTTGGACTTACACAGCTGGGTATCAAGAGCGACCACGCTATGGCAGTCCTGGTCATCTACAGATTATTCTATTACATTATCCCCTGGCTGATCGGGCTGGTGCTGGCTGCGCTGGAGTTCGGGCTGCCGGGTACGAAGGGCGCTGAACGCAGCGGCGACAGAGTTGAAGCCCCCCTGACGGTCTGGCAGAAAATATGGGGCTGGCCCGGCCAATATACCTTCCTCAGCGATCTGGGCGTATGGGCACTCGGCAAGCTGGTCTTGGCCAGCGGTCTGCTTCTGCTGCTGTCCGCAGCTACGCCTGAGCTGCTCTACAGGCTGAAGGTGACAGAGGAACTGCTGTCGCTGCCCATGATGCGGATCTCGCACCATCTGTCCGTGCTGATTGGTTTTATGCTGATTCTGCTGTCGCGGGGAATCTCCCTGCGTGTCCGTAGGGCTTATGTCTGGACGAGCCTGCTCCTATTGGGCGGGGCGGTCTTTGCATTCACGAAGGGGTTCGATTACGAGGAGGCCCTGTTCCTGCTGGTGGTGGCGATGATTCTCTGGATCTCACGAAGCCGGTTCTACCGGGTCAGCGTTCCGTTTAGCGCCAAAAGCACCTTATGGTGGCTGCTCCTGACTTCGGCTGTAGCCCTCAGCTATTACGGGCTGGCGAGTTATACCCATCACGGCTTCCTGAAGCATCTCCCGCCCGGCATCCAGCCGGAATGGCTGCGGCAGCACAGTAATGTGGCCGTTACGGCGGCCGGCGGACTGATCTTCTCCTGGCTGCTGCTGACTATGCTTGTAGCCCTCAGGCCGCAGCACAAGGCAGATACGCTTCTCGCGGATAAGGGTATGGCGCGGCTGGAGCGCTTTCTCTCAGAAGGCTGGGGCAATGCCTTGAGCCACATGCTGTTCCTTGGCGACAAAAGCTTCTATTGGGCCCAGGAAGGCCGGGTGCTGTTCGCCTTCGCCAGAGTCCGGGACAAGCTGGTGGTGCTGGGTGACCCGTTGGGGCCGATGGATCTGCTTAACAATGGAATCAGTGAGTTCAGGCAGGCTGCGGACTTATATGGCCTATCTGTAGTCTTTTATCAGACAACCCCGGCGCATCTTCCGCTCTATCATGAGCAGGGCTACCGGTTCTTCAAGCTGGGGGAAGAGGCGCTGGTCCCGCTGGCGGACTTTGGTATTAGCGGTTCGCGGAACGCCAGCCTGCGTAATGTGAAGGGGCGGTTCGAGCGCGAGGGCTACCGTTTCGAGATCACAGAGGCGCAGCATTCGAAGGAGCTGCTGCAGGAGCTTCGCCTGTTGTCAGAGGAATGGCTGGCCGGGCGAATGGAAAAAGGCTACTCGCTGGGCTGGTTCAGCGAGCCGTACCTCCAGCTCGCACCGCTGGCGCTGCTGCGCGGACCGGAGGGCCATCTGCTGGCTTTTGCCTCCATGGCTCCTGGCTATGACGGACAGAAGACGGTCTCGGTGGATCTGATGCGCCATCACAAGGATACCCCGAACGGGACTATGGATTACCTGTTCCTGTGCCTGCTGGAATGGGCGAAAGCCCGCGGATACAGAAGCTTCAATCTCGGGTCTGCCCCGCTGTCCAATGTCGGGGGCCGTTTTGGAGCGCTGCGGGAGGAGAAGCTTGCCCGGCTTGTTTTTGAACGCGGCGGCCACTGGTACGGCTTCTCCGGTCTACGCCGGTATAAGGAGAAGTTCAACCCGGTGTGGGAGCCGCGTTATCTGGCCTATCCCGCTGCTGTGACTCTCCCTCTGTTGACCCTGGATCTGGTGAGGCTGGTCTCCAGGCATCCGGAGGAGAAGGGACGAGATCAATAG